In a single window of the Phocoena sinus isolate mPhoSin1 chromosome 7, mPhoSin1.pri, whole genome shotgun sequence genome:
- the STEAP3 gene encoding LOW QUALITY PROTEIN: metalloreductase STEAP3 (The sequence of the model RefSeq protein was modified relative to this genomic sequence to represent the inferred CDS: deleted 1 base in 1 codon): MDKPLISRHLVDSDGSLAEAPREVPKVGILGSGDFARSLATRLVGSGFSVVVGSRNPKRTAGLFPSAAQVTLQEEAVGSPEVIFVAMFREHYSTLCGLSDQLAGKILVDVSNPTQQEHLRHHESNAEYLASLFPTCTVVKAFNVISAWTLQAGPRDGNRQVPICSDQPEAKRTVLELAQAMGFTPVDMGSLASAREVEAMPLRLLPGWKVPALLALGLFVFFYTYNFIRDVLQPYLQEGKNKFYQLPVSVVNTTLPCVAYVLLSLVYLPGVVAAALQLHRGTKYRRFPDWLDHWLQHRKQMGLLSFFCAALHALYSFCLPLRRSHRYELVNQAVKQVLTNKSHLWIEKEVWRMEIYLSLGVLALGTLSLLAVTSLPSISNSLNWREFSFVQSTLGFVGLVLSTLHTLTYGWTRAFEESRYKFYLPPTFTLTLLVPCVVILAKGLFLLPCFSRRLSKIRRGWEKDGAVKFTLPVGCALAQKTSHV, from the exons ATGGACAAGCCACTCATCAGCCGCCACCTGGTGGACAGTGACGGCAGTCTTGCTGAGGCCCCCAGGGAGGTTCCCAAAGTGGGAATCCTGGGCAGTGGGGACTTTGCCCGCTCCCTGGCCACACGCCTGGTGGGCTCCGGCTTCAGCGTGGTGGTGGGGAGCCGCAACCCCAAACGCACGGCTGGGCTGTTCCCCTCAGCAGCACAAGTGACTCTCCAGGAGGAGGCAGTGGGGTCCCCAGAGGTCATCTTCGTGGCTATGTTCCGGGAACACTACTCCACACTATGTGGTCTCAGTGACCAGCTGGCCGGCAAGATCCTGGTGGACGTGAGCAACCCCACACAGCAGGAGCACCTTCGGCACCATGAGTCCAATGCTGAGTACCtggcctccctcttccccacctgcACAGTGGTCAAGGCCTTCAATGTCATCTCTGCCTGGACCCTGCAGGCTGGCCCGAGGGATGGAAACAGGCAG GTGCCCATCTGCAGTGACCAGCCAGAAGCCAAACGCACCGTCTTGGAGCTGGCGCAGGCCATGGGCTTCACCCCCGTGGACATGGGTTCCCTGGCCTCGGCCCGGGAGGTGGAGGCCATGCCCCTGCGCCTCCTCCCAGGCTGGAAGGTGCCTGCTCTCCTGGCCCTGGGGCTCTTCGTCTTCTTCTACACCTACAACTTCATCCGGGATGTGCTGCAGCCCTACCTGCAGGAGGGCAAGAACAAGTTCTACCAGCTGCCCGTGTCCGTGGTCAACACGACGCTACCCTGCGTGGCCTATGTGCTGCTGTCGCTGGTGTACCTGCCCGGCGTGGTGGCGGCGGCCCTGCAGCTGCACCGCGGCACCAAGTACCGCCGCTTCCCCGACTGGCTGGACCACTGGCTGCAGCACCGCAAGCAGATGGGGCTGCTCAGCTTCTTCTGCGCCGCCCTGCACGCGCTCTACAGCTTCTGCCTGCCGCTGCGCCGCTCCCACCGCTACGAGCTGGTCAACCAGGCCGTCAAGCAG GTCTTGACCAATAAAAGTCACCTCTGGATCGAGAAGGAAGTCTGGCGGATGGAGATCTACCTGTCCCTGGGAGTGCTGGCCCTCGGCACGCTGTCTCTGCTGGCTGTCACCTCACTGCCATCCATCTCAAACTCACTCAACTGGAGGGAGTTCAGCTTTGTTCAG TCCACTCTGGGCTTTGTGGGCCTAGTGCTGAGCACCCTGCACACGCTCACCTACGGCTGGACCCGCGCCTTCGAGGAGAGTCGCTACAAGTTCTACCTGCCCCCCACC TTCACACTAACCCTGCTGGTGCCCTGTGTTGTCATCCTGGCCAAAGGCCTGTTTCTCCTGCCCTGCTTCAGCCGCAGACTCTCCAAGATCcggaggggctgggagaaggaTGGCGCCGTCAAGTTCACGCTGCCAGTGGGCTGCGCCCTGGCCCAGAAGACAAGCCACGTGTGA